The following are encoded together in the Parabacteroides chongii genome:
- the ltrA gene encoding group II intron reverse transcriptase/maturase: protein MNETKTSCAPADSRNLTWDGMDWSKCEAYVRKLQARIVKAQKEGRHNKVKALQWMLTHSFYAKALAVKRVTSNKGKKTSGVDKQLWDSPKRKYKAIGELKRRGYNPQPLRRVHIKKKNGKLRPLGIPTMKDRAMQALYLMALEPIAETTGDRFSYGFRKKRRTMDAIRQIDTVLNRQHSPEWILEGDIKGCFDHISHDWLLNHIPMDKTILRKWLKCGAVYNGKLFPTEEGTPQGGIISPTLANIALDGLQPLLAERFKRLWRNNKTFHYKVNLIRYADDFIITGRDKELLENEVKPIVIEFLKERGLTLSEEKTTITNIYDGFDFLGFNVRKFGKRLYTSPSKDAQKRFRAKIGDIVKGHKMCKQESLIRMLNPVITGWGNYYRYGASTDAFHGCDNHIYNLTKKWALRRHPKKRKSWVADKYWHEIRGRKWTFAWKYETKSKKVNYLTLKRLSDIHYTPYKQIKGEANPFDPEYDDYFFQRKEQQMLESLKGRKSLLYLWNKQNRICPLCGKEIDCTKAWNVNEISVGSSIVRQLVHNNCYKRNKRKC from the coding sequence ATGAACGAAACTAAAACATCGTGTGCGCCTGCTGATAGTAGGAATCTAACTTGGGACGGAATGGACTGGTCCAAGTGTGAAGCCTATGTCCGAAAGCTACAAGCGCGTATTGTAAAGGCTCAAAAGGAAGGCAGACATAACAAGGTGAAAGCCTTGCAGTGGATGCTGACCCACTCTTTTTACGCCAAGGCATTGGCGGTAAAGAGGGTTACTTCCAACAAAGGGAAGAAAACGTCTGGAGTAGATAAACAGCTTTGGGATTCTCCCAAGCGCAAGTACAAAGCAATCGGTGAACTGAAACGTCGTGGTTACAATCCGCAGCCGCTTCGTAGGGTTCACATCAAGAAAAAGAACGGTAAACTCCGACCGTTGGGAATACCGACAATGAAAGACAGGGCGATGCAGGCATTATATCTCATGGCATTGGAACCGATAGCCGAAACGACAGGCGACCGCTTTTCTTATGGTTTCCGCAAGAAACGCAGGACAATGGACGCTATCCGTCAGATTGATACGGTTCTAAACCGCCAGCATTCCCCCGAATGGATTTTGGAGGGAGACATTAAAGGCTGCTTCGACCATATCAGCCACGACTGGCTTCTTAATCATATCCCTATGGATAAGACGATACTCAGAAAATGGCTGAAATGTGGAGCTGTATACAATGGCAAACTATTCCCGACAGAAGAGGGTACACCACAAGGAGGTATCATATCACCGACACTTGCAAATATAGCACTTGACGGACTTCAACCACTCTTGGCTGAAAGATTCAAAAGATTATGGCGCAACAATAAGACATTCCACTACAAGGTAAACCTTATTCGTTATGCGGATGACTTTATAATCACAGGTCGAGATAAGGAGCTATTGGAAAACGAAGTCAAACCTATCGTGATAGAATTTCTCAAAGAAAGAGGGCTGACCTTATCCGAAGAGAAAACTACCATTACGAACATATACGACGGTTTTGATTTCTTAGGTTTCAATGTGAGGAAGTTTGGCAAAAGGCTATACACATCCCCGTCCAAAGATGCACAGAAACGCTTCAGGGCAAAAATCGGTGACATCGTTAAAGGACATAAAATGTGTAAGCAGGAATCGCTGATACGAATGCTTAATCCTGTAATCACAGGTTGGGGCAACTATTACCGATATGGTGCATCAACCGATGCTTTTCATGGTTGTGACAATCACATTTACAATCTCACGAAGAAATGGGCTTTACGTCGCCATCCAAAGAAACGCAAGTCTTGGGTTGCAGACAAATATTGGCATGAAATTCGGGGGCGTAAATGGACGTTTGCATGGAAATATGAAACCAAGAGCAAGAAAGTGAACTACCTGACCCTTAAAAGGTTGTCGGATATACATTATACCCCGTACAAGCAAATCAAAGGTGAGGCAAACCCTTTCGACCCGGAATACGATGATTATTTCTTTCAGCGAAAGGAGCAACAAATGCTGGAATCTCTCAAAGGACGTAAGTCTCTCTTATATTTATGGAACAAGCAGAACCGGATTTGTCCGTTATGTGGCAAGGAAATAGATTGTACAAAAGCATGGAACGTCAACGAAATATCTGTTGGTAGTTCGATTGTACGGCAACTTGTCCACAACAACTGCTACAAGCGAAATAAACGAAAATGTTGA